A region of Parcubacteria group bacterium DNA encodes the following proteins:
- the xerA gene encoding site-specific tyrosine recombinase/integron integrase: protein MQLKELIEKIENELRLRNYSRKTIKSYLICLSDYFNFIKIVKKDPDISLIKKYLLQKQEKGQSPQTINLHLNAIKYFYREIFKSKIFIDLKFAKTSKKLPIVLSRSEIEKIINCIDNEKHRLLISLSYGAGLRVSEAVELRIRDIDFDGLSIHLKNAKGKKDRVTIFPEKLKADLHELTALQHGNEYVFESERSGKLTERTAQKIFENALEKSGIQKNASFHSLRHSFATHLLENGVDVRYVQELLGHANIRTTQLYTKVTNPALKNIKSPLS from the coding sequence ATGCAATTAAAAGAACTGATTGAGAAAATAGAAAATGAGCTAAGGCTTCGAAATTATAGCCGAAAAACTATCAAAAGCTACCTCATCTGCCTTTCCGATTATTTCAATTTTATCAAAATCGTTAAAAAAGATCCCGATATAAGCTTAATAAAAAAATATCTTCTGCAAAAACAAGAAAAAGGACAATCCCCTCAAACAATTAACCTTCACCTCAACGCCATTAAATATTTTTACCGGGAAATTTTCAAAAGTAAAATTTTCATAGATTTAAAATTTGCTAAAACCTCGAAAAAATTACCCATAGTACTTTCTCGCAGTGAAATTGAAAAAATCATCAATTGCATAGACAATGAAAAACATCGCCTGCTCATTTCTCTGTCCTACGGGGCTGGCTTGCGCGTAAGCGAAGCAGTTGAACTGAGAATAAGAGACATCGACTTTGACGGGTTATCAATCCATTTGAAAAATGCTAAAGGAAAAAAGGATAGAGTCACTATTTTTCCGGAAAAATTGAAAGCAGATCTCCACGAACTCACAGCTCTTCAACATGGCAATGAATACGTTTTTGAGAGCGAACGAAGCGGAAAACTAACTGAGAGAACGGCGCAAAAAATATTCGAAAATGCTCTGGAAAAATCAGGCATACAAAAAAACGCTTCATTCCATTCCCTTCGCCACAGCTTTGCCACTCACCTACTGGAGAATGGCGTTGATGTTCGCTATGTACAAGAACTTTTAGGGCATGCTAATATTAGAACAACGCAGTTATACACCAAGGTAACCAATCCGGCTTTGAAAAATATCAAAAGTCCATTATCATAA